The following coding sequences lie in one Flavobacteriales bacterium genomic window:
- a CDS encoding glycosyltransferase — protein sequence MKLSVIIVNYNVRYFLEQCLTSVLRATANIDAEVFVVDNESKDDSVEMVKNLFPQVKVIANKKNVGFSKANNQAIAIAKGEYVLLLNPDTVVEEDTFEKCIAFMDKHPEAGGLGVKMIDGNGVFLPESKRGLPTPSVSFYKIFGLSSLFPKSKVFSKYHLGYLNNNETNEIEILSGAFMWMRKSVLDKIGYLDESFFMYGEDIDLSYRIILAGYKNYYFPEAKIIHYKGESTKKGSINYVYVFYNAMIIFSKKHFAKKAKAFSFFINIAIYLRAILAIVVRFLNFIRLPILDTLIISSVLALLTLFKPFIGFPNQIEISNDWGLLNVLVAIFSFIIGLTITKSYSKTVNITRTLIGLILGSIVLFSSNSVFPENSSFSNKFLISILSGVFVFIPLSRFILYYFDKLKIKRNNKKTTLVSGTTEFIKVISSLIIGRNPSSDILNIKHNDIYTSGDEKKFIGKRNQLPDIAEIYQANEVVFSSNDLSYKDIITLMNNTKSKYIDFKISVNNDFIIGGHHVEKIIKK from the coding sequence ATGAAACTATCAGTAATTATTGTTAATTATAATGTAAGGTACTTTTTAGAACAATGTTTAACATCTGTTTTAAGAGCTACCGCTAATATTGACGCTGAAGTTTTTGTGGTGGACAATGAATCGAAAGATGATTCGGTTGAGATGGTAAAAAATCTATTTCCTCAAGTAAAAGTTATTGCTAATAAAAAAAATGTAGGTTTCTCAAAAGCAAACAATCAAGCTATAGCCATTGCAAAAGGAGAATATGTTTTGCTTTTAAACCCTGATACTGTTGTAGAAGAAGATACTTTTGAAAAATGTATTGCTTTTATGGACAAACATCCTGAAGCTGGTGGTTTAGGTGTTAAAATGATTGATGGAAATGGTGTTTTCTTACCTGAATCAAAAAGAGGATTACCTACTCCTTCAGTTTCTTTTTATAAAATTTTTGGTTTATCGAGTTTATTTCCTAAATCTAAAGTATTTTCTAAATATCATTTGGGTTATTTAAACAATAACGAAACCAACGAAATTGAAATCTTATCGGGAGCCTTTATGTGGATGAGAAAATCTGTATTAGATAAAATTGGCTACCTTGACGAAAGTTTTTTTATGTATGGCGAAGATATTGATTTATCCTATCGAATTATTTTAGCAGGATACAAAAACTATTATTTCCCCGAAGCAAAAATCATCCATTATAAAGGTGAAAGCACAAAAAAAGGAAGTATTAACTATGTGTACGTTTTTTACAATGCCATGATTATTTTCTCGAAAAAGCACTTTGCAAAAAAAGCAAAAGCGTTTTCTTTTTTCATCAACATCGCCATCTATTTAAGGGCAATACTTGCAATTGTAGTTCGTTTTTTAAATTTTATTCGTCTACCTATTTTAGACACTCTAATTATCTCATCAGTATTGGCACTTTTAACTTTGTTTAAACCATTTATTGGCTTCCCAAATCAAATAGAAATTTCAAACGATTGGGGATTATTAAATGTATTGGTAGCCATATTTTCTTTTATTATAGGTTTAACTATTACCAAATCATATTCTAAAACCGTAAACATTACTCGAACATTAATTGGGCTTATTTTAGGCTCAATCGTCTTATTTTCGTCAAACAGTGTTTTTCCTGAAAACTCATCTTTTTCTAACAAATTCTTAATCAGTATATTATCTGGCGTATTTGTGTTTATTCCTTTAAGTAGGTTTATTCTTTACTATTTTGATAAATTAAAAATTAAACGAAACAATAAAAAAACCACACTTGTATCTGGCACAACTGAGTTTATAAAAGTTATCTCATCCCTTATTATTGGAAGAAATCCTTCAAGCGATATTTTAAATATTAAACACAATGATATTTATACGAGTGGCGACGAAAAAAAATTTATTGGAAAAAGAAATCAGTTACCCGATATTGCAGAGATCTATCAAGCAAACGAAGTTGTATTTTCATCAAATGATTTATCGTACAAGGATATTATTACGTTAATGAACAACACTAAAAGTAAGTACATCGACTTTAAAATTTCGGTAAATAATGACTTTATTATCGGTGGTCATCATGTGGAAAAAATTATAAAAAAATAA
- the recR gene encoding recombination protein RecR has product MQISSHSFNQAVDQLSSLPGIGRKTALRLVLHLLNKSTEDVKDFGNAFVQLAEEINYCNSCYNISEHQICSICSNVNRNDQLICVVENVLDVIAIENTNQFKGKYHVLGGIISPMEGIGPNDIKVTELIERVKNDGITELIMALSTTMEGDATNFYIYKKLKDFDVKVTTIARGIGIGDELEYTDELTLGRSILNRIPFENTLSL; this is encoded by the coding sequence ATGCAAATTTCTTCACATTCATTTAATCAAGCTGTAGACCAGCTATCTTCCTTACCTGGTATTGGAAGAAAAACTGCTCTCCGATTGGTTTTGCATCTTTTAAACAAAAGCACTGAAGACGTAAAAGACTTTGGAAATGCATTTGTTCAACTTGCCGAAGAAATTAATTATTGCAACTCTTGCTACAACATTTCAGAACATCAAATATGCTCCATTTGTTCTAATGTAAACAGGAACGACCAACTGATTTGCGTTGTTGAAAATGTACTAGATGTAATTGCCATTGAAAACACCAACCAATTTAAAGGAAAATATCACGTTTTAGGTGGAATTATTTCTCCTATGGAAGGTATTGGTCCTAACGATATAAAAGTTACTGAGCTTATTGAACGAGTTAAAAACGATGGTATTACCGAATTAATAATGGCTTTAAGTACCACCATGGAAGGTGATGCTACCAATTTTTACATTTATAAAAAATTAAAAGATTTTGATGTAAAAGTCACCACCATTGCTCGAGGTATTGGTATTGGTGATGAGCTTGAATATACCGACGAATTAACTCTAGGACGCTCTATTTTAAACCGAATTCCTTTCGAAAACACCTTATCGTTATAA
- a CDS encoding sodium:solute symporter produces MSPIVISSFILGYFLMLIIVSYFTSKGADNDAFFSGKKQSHWFLVAFGMIGASLSGVTFISVPGWVGATQFSYMQVVFGYFFGYIVIATVLMPMYYRLNLVSIYTYLNDRFGFYSYKTGASFFILSRVIGSSFRLFLVANVLQLLVFNQWGVPFYVTVAITIVLIWLYTFKGGIKTIVWTDTLQTLFMLVSVGITIYIISTKLGLGVDGLYHEVVSSDYSQIFFFDDWNDKRHFVKNFFSGMFITIVMTGLDQDMMQKNLTCKNIGDAKKNMFTFSFVLIFVNLAFLVLGALLFIYANKMGLQIPERTDDLFPLIASEHLTTFAGVLFVLGLIAAAYSSADSALTALTTSVCIDFLNIDKKPKEKKETIRKRVHLLVSFVMFLTILIFNLISDESVISSLFKAAGYTYGPLLGLYAFGLFTKLSVKDNWVPLVCILAPIISFLLNMYSVQLFNGYQFNFEILIVNGLLTFLGLLMISKR; encoded by the coding sequence ATGAGTCCAATCGTCATAAGTTCTTTTATATTAGGGTATTTCCTAATGTTAATAATAGTATCGTATTTTACCTCTAAAGGTGCTGATAACGACGCTTTTTTTTCTGGTAAGAAACAGTCGCATTGGTTTTTGGTAGCTTTTGGTATGATTGGAGCGTCCTTGTCTGGGGTAACATTTATTTCTGTTCCTGGTTGGGTAGGAGCAACGCAGTTTTCCTATATGCAAGTGGTGTTTGGTTATTTTTTCGGTTATATTGTTATTGCAACAGTGTTAATGCCTATGTATTATCGACTTAATTTGGTTTCTATCTATACTTATCTTAATGATAGATTTGGGTTTTACTCGTACAAGACTGGAGCTTCATTTTTTATTCTTTCAAGAGTTATTGGCTCATCTTTTCGCTTGTTTTTGGTTGCAAATGTGTTGCAATTGTTAGTTTTTAATCAATGGGGAGTCCCTTTTTATGTTACTGTAGCAATAACCATTGTACTAATTTGGCTTTATACGTTTAAAGGCGGTATTAAAACCATTGTTTGGACGGACACTCTTCAAACATTATTTATGCTTGTTTCAGTCGGGATAACCATTTACATCATCAGCACAAAATTAGGTTTAGGTGTTGACGGATTATACCATGAAGTAGTAAGTAGTGATTACTCACAAATATTCTTTTTCGATGATTGGAACGATAAACGACACTTTGTAAAAAACTTCTTTAGTGGTATGTTTATCACTATTGTAATGACTGGTTTAGACCAGGACATGATGCAAAAAAACTTAACCTGTAAAAACATTGGTGATGCAAAAAAGAACATGTTTACCTTTAGTTTTGTGTTGATTTTTGTAAACCTTGCCTTTCTTGTTTTAGGTGCTTTATTATTTATTTATGCCAATAAAATGGGCTTGCAAATTCCAGAACGAACCGATGATTTATTTCCATTAATCGCATCGGAACATTTAACCACTTTTGCAGGTGTTTTATTTGTTTTAGGGTTAATAGCAGCGGCTTATTCTAGTGCTGATTCAGCTTTAACAGCTTTAACCACATCAGTTTGCATCGATTTTCTCAATATCGATAAAAAACCAAAAGAGAAGAAAGAAACCATTCGGAAAAGAGTGCATTTATTGGTTTCGTTTGTCATGTTTTTAACCATATTAATTTTTAATTTAATTAGCGATGAAAGTGTAATTAGCTCCTTGTTTAAAGCTGCTGGTTATACTTATGGTCCGTTGTTGGGGCTTTATGCATTTGGTTTGTTTACCAAATTAAGTGTAAAAGATAATTGGGTACCGCTAGTATGTATTCTTGCTCCTATCATTAGTTTTTTACTTAATATGTATTCGGTTCAGTTGTTTAATGGTTATCAATTTAATTTTGAGATTTTAATAGTGAATGGACTCCTTACATTTTTAGGTTTGCTGATGATTTCTAAAAGATAA
- a CDS encoding bifunctional oligoribonuclease/PAP phosphatase NrnA: MQELKQRLKQAKHILITTHKSPDGDAIGSSLGLYLFLKKINKNVSVVVPDAFPEFLNWMSNVEDIIYFDANNETARELINKSDVIFSLDYNALNRIDEMGEVIAQTNSFKVVIDHHQNPQDFADYYFVDTDCCSTAQLIYEFIDKLEELNKMDKAIAECLYCGIMTDTGSFRYPSTTAKTHQIIAEFLKLGADGSKIHQEVYDTYSEKRLRLLGYALSNKMKVFPEINTAYISLSQEELKQFDFKRGDTEGLVNYPLSINGIKFAALITEKEKDVSMSFRSKDDCYVNEFASKHFSGGGHIYAAGGKSDLSLEETIQKFETLIKTKNS; the protein is encoded by the coding sequence ATGCAAGAACTTAAACAACGATTAAAACAAGCAAAACACATTTTAATTACCACCCATAAATCTCCTGATGGAGATGCTATTGGTTCGTCGTTAGGCTTGTATCTATTTTTAAAAAAAATAAATAAAAATGTAAGTGTTGTGGTTCCCGATGCTTTTCCAGAATTTTTAAACTGGATGTCGAATGTAGAAGACATTATTTACTTTGATGCGAATAATGAAACAGCAAGAGAACTTATCAATAAAAGTGATGTTATTTTTTCGTTAGATTACAATGCCTTGAACAGAATAGACGAAATGGGAGAGGTCATTGCTCAAACCAATTCCTTTAAAGTAGTTATCGATCACCATCAAAACCCACAAGATTTTGCAGATTATTATTTTGTCGATACTGATTGTTGTTCAACTGCACAGTTGATTTATGAGTTTATTGATAAGTTGGAGGAATTGAATAAAATGGATAAAGCAATTGCAGAGTGTTTGTATTGCGGAATTATGACTGACACAGGCTCTTTTCGATATCCATCAACTACAGCAAAAACACATCAGATTATTGCCGAATTTTTAAAGTTAGGTGCTGATGGTTCAAAAATTCATCAAGAAGTTTACGATACTTATTCCGAAAAACGCTTGCGGTTATTGGGGTATGCGTTATCCAATAAAATGAAAGTTTTTCCTGAAATAAATACAGCTTATATCTCGTTAAGTCAAGAAGAGCTAAAACAATTTGACTTTAAACGTGGCGATACCGAAGGGTTGGTAAATTATCCTTTATCCATCAACGGAATTAAGTTTGCAGCATTGATTACCGAAAAGGAAAAAGATGTAAGCATGTCGTTCCGTTCGAAGGATGATTGCTATGTGAATGAGTTTGCCTCAAAACACTTTAGCGGAGGCGGTCATATCTATGCTGCTGGAGGTAAAAGTGATTTATCGTTAGAGGAAACCATTCAAAAGTTTGAAACATTGATAAAAACCAAAAATAGTTGA
- a CDS encoding FKBP-type peptidyl-prolyl cis-trans isomerase, translated as MKSWCLILVGILLFACNGSEQNTDMELNPEQVKEALINANKAAAEEESLQIDGYVKRRKLDVITTGTGLRYQIYKKGDGEKAAIGKRAVVAYEVSLIDGRVCYSTKDTGPEEFKIGSDRVESGLVEAICYMSVGDKARVIIPSHLAHGLVGDFEKIPVRSTIIYDIELIKLK; from the coding sequence ATGAAAAGTTGGTGTTTAATATTAGTTGGAATTTTGTTGTTTGCTTGTAATGGTAGCGAGCAAAATACCGATATGGAACTAAATCCTGAACAAGTAAAAGAAGCGCTGATTAATGCAAATAAAGCTGCGGCAGAGGAAGAATCGTTACAAATAGATGGCTATGTAAAACGAAGAAAATTGGATGTGATAACAACGGGAACAGGTTTGCGTTATCAGATTTATAAAAAAGGCGACGGAGAAAAAGCTGCTATCGGCAAAAGAGCTGTAGTTGCTTACGAAGTTTCGTTAATTGATGGAAGAGTTTGCTATTCTACCAAAGATACAGGCCCCGAAGAGTTTAAAATAGGCAGTGATAGAGTAGAGAGTGGACTTGTAGAAGCCATTTGTTACATGAGTGTTGGCGATAAAGCCAGGGTTATTATTCCATCTCATTTGGCACACGGATTAGTTGGTGATTTTGAGAAAATACCTGTTCGTTCTACTATTATTTACGATATCGAATTAATCAAGTTAAAGTAA
- a CDS encoding FKBP-type peptidyl-prolyl cis-trans isomerase: protein MRILIVLIVLLSLFACRPEKKEFTVLDENISYKLLAFDDNEKSYQKGNTVRADIKLIALTDTVYNLYEVIPFKPENTPFYNLIKELNEGDSVYFKVKPGYLKSNQLNLTSVSDSVVLDGYLKIYEFLTLDKIRLFKAQNDPELLEQKVLNRFVRTIPNVKNKNGVYIQTIQKGQGVSVELGKTLILKYQASFINGIEFDNTHNENYFEYTYGTPNQVIEGLDIALLGMKNKEKSKIIIPSQLAFGEDGSSTGIVPPFASLVYDLEIIDIK, encoded by the coding sequence ATGAGAATTCTAATAGTGCTTATTGTTCTCTTATCACTTTTTGCTTGTCGTCCCGAGAAAAAAGAGTTTACAGTTCTCGATGAAAACATCTCATACAAATTACTTGCTTTTGATGATAACGAAAAATCGTATCAAAAAGGGAATACGGTTAGAGCTGATATAAAACTTATTGCGTTAACCGATACTGTTTATAACCTGTACGAAGTAATTCCATTTAAACCCGAAAACACTCCATTTTATAATTTAATTAAAGAATTAAACGAGGGAGATAGTGTTTATTTTAAAGTAAAACCTGGATATCTAAAAAGTAATCAATTGAATTTGACATCAGTTAGTGATTCTGTTGTTTTAGATGGCTACCTAAAAATTTATGAATTTTTAACACTTGATAAAATTCGCTTATTTAAAGCACAAAACGACCCCGAATTGTTGGAGCAAAAAGTGTTGAACAGATTTGTTAGAACAATACCAAATGTGAAAAATAAAAATGGAGTGTATATTCAAACTATTCAAAAAGGACAGGGTGTTTCGGTGGAGTTGGGTAAAACTCTAATCTTAAAATATCAAGCTAGTTTTATTAACGGAATTGAGTTCGATAATACCCATAACGAGAATTATTTTGAATATACTTATGGCACTCCTAACCAAGTTATCGAAGGGTTGGATATTGCATTATTAGGAATGAAAAATAAAGAAAAATCAAAAATTATCATACCTTCGCAACTCGCTTTTGGAGAGGATGGTTCATCTACTGGAATAGTGCCACCATTTGCTTCGCTAGTGTACGATTTAGAAATTATTGACATCAAATAA